The DNA segment GGATCGGGGTCAATTGGGGTTCGCTCGACGAGGAACTGCTCACCCGGCTGATGGACGAGAACGCTGGCTCCGCCACCCCAATTTCGGCGGCCGCGGTGCAGCGTGAGGCCATCATCCAGTCGGCGCTGCTGTCCGCTGCCCGCGCCGAGGAACTGGGCATGCGCCGCAACCAGATTTTGCTTTCGACCAAGGTGTCGGATGTTCAGCATCTTATCGCGGTCTATCAGGACCTGGCCGCGCGTTGCGATTATGCGCTGCATCTCGGTTTGACCGAAGCCGGCATGGGCTCAAAGGGCATTGTCGCGTCCTCGGCGGCTTTGGGCATTCTGTTGCAGCAGGGTATTGGCGACACGATCCGCATTTCGCTGACGCCTGAGCCGGGCGGCGATCGGACAACGGAAGTGAAAGTCGCGCAGGAATTGCTGCAGACCATGGGCTTCCGCCAGTTCCTGCCGGTCGTGGCCGCCTGTCCGGGGTGTGGACGCACCACGTCCACCACCTTTCAGACACTGGCCAAGGATATCCAGGATCACCTCAATACCTCGATGCCGGAATGGCGCGAGCGCTATCCCGGGGTCGAAACGCTGTCGGTGGCGGTGATGGGTTGCATCGTCAACGGTCCGGGCGAAAGCAAGCACGCCAATATCGGCATTTCGCTTCCGGGCACGGGGGAAACCCCCGCTGCGCCCGTCTTCGTCGATGGTGAAAAGGTCGCGACGCTGCGTGGCGCCGACGTCGCCGACCAGTTCAAGGTGATGGTGGCCGACTATATCGAGCGCAAGTTCGGCAGCGGCCGGCAGAACGCTGCCGAATGAACGAGCGCAACACGCGACGCCTGTTCTGGCTGGCCATGCTGATCATCGTGCTCGGCGGTCTGAAGCTTATGGGCCAGATTTAGCCCTGTTGCGCCGCGACTGGCGTTACCGTCACCTCGAGCTCGCCGCCGATCTCCACGGCCTTGGTCTTCTTGTCGAAGACGCAGACAATGCTCGCCGTTTCACCCGACACGATGGCAAGGCCGTAGTTTTCGCTGCCGAACGGGTCCACGGTGACGGTGGCATCGGGCAGCATCTCGGCGGTTGCCGCACGGCAGCCTTCTTCCACCTCGGCTGCAAATTCTGCCCAGGCATCGTCGGACGACGCCGTGGCGGCAGAGATGGCGGAGAGGGTGATGACGAGAGCGGCGATGGGCTTGAGCATGGTCTATCCTTTTGGTCTTACCTTTCGATAAGCGCGCAATCAGGCATTTTGTTGCCACTCGGGCAGCGGGAAAACCCGATCATAGGCCCAGTTAAAGACCAGCGCGTAGATCATGTAGAAGAGCGCGAAGGCCAGATCCATGACGAAGGCCTGCCAGAGCGTGATGCCCAGATAAAGGGCGATCAGCGGCATCAGCATCATCAGCAGCCCAAGCTCGAACAGCACGGCATGAAGGATACGGATGGGGCCGGACTTGAGGGTCGTGCCTTTCAGCCGGTTCATCGCCTTGTCGAAGCCGAGGTTATAGACGTAGTTCCAGAGCATCGCGACGGTGGCGCTGCCCACGACGATGACGGCGCTGTCGCCGGCATGCATGTGGAAGGCGAAGGCCGCCAGCGGCGTGGCGATCAGGATGCCGATGAACTCGAAGGAAATGGCGTGGCGGATGCGGTCGGCAGTGGTGCGCATGGAATTCTCCTATGAATTCCGGGCCGTCCCGAACGTTTGCCCAAAGTGGGGGAGGCCGTCCTCGCAGCCAGTCATATAGGTCGGGAGCGATTTCCCGGCAAGGGTCCCGAGACATTGCCGCCATGCCCCGGCCGCAAGGCAAAAACGCCCGCCTTGACGGGCTCTCTGCCGCCCATGTCGGGCACGGCATAGTCGGCGATGGGTTGGAGGTGCTCCCGCGGCAGGTCTCGGCGGTACGGGTCACCCACAAGAACCGGCGTTCCAGCGTCTGCGGTGCGCCGAAGCAGCGGCAGGGTCTGCGCCACGACGTCTGCCGTGTAGAAGACGTCTCCGGCGAGGACGAGGTCGACATCGGGCCAGACCGGCGCATGCCAGAGCGTCACATCGACATGGTTGGCTGCGGCATTGAGGCCGATGGCTACCTGTGCGATCGGGTCGGGCTCGACCGCATAAACCCGTGCCGCGCCTGCCTTGAGTGCGGCGATGGCGACGAGGCCCGAGCCGGCGCCGAAGTCGAGCACGGTCTTGCCTGCCACCGCTTCACGGTGGTCGCGCAGATAAATGGCCAGCGCTGCCCCGCCGCCCCAGGCATAGGCCCAATAGGGCGGCGCGGCATCGAGACCCTCCGCCACCAGCCAGCTGTTGAGCCCGGTCTGCGGGGTGGGTGTGTAGAGCCTGATTTCAGGGCAAAAGGGGAGCGTGCGCAGTTCCATGCGCTCACGGATGAAAGGCGCTGCGCTCTTCAGTCCGGGAGCTGGCACGCATCTACCCAGGTGTTGCCGCAGAGTTCGGCGAGGCGGTCGACGCTCAGTTTCACCGAGGCATGGGTGTCGCCGCCGGCGGGAATGACGAAGTCATAAATCTTCAGCGAGGTGTCGAGATAGATCGGCAGCGGTGCGGGCAGGCCGAAGGGGCAGACGCCGCCCACCTGATGGCTCGTGAGGCGCAGCACATCCTCGGCGCCCAGCATGCGTGGGCGTCCACCGAATGCGCTCTTGGATTTGGCATTGTCCAGCCGCGCATCGCCGCGCGTCACGAGCAGGACTTCCTCGTCGCGCACCCGTATGCAGAGCGTCTTGGCAATCTGGCCGGGCTCAACCCCGTGCACGGCGGCAGCCAGCTGCACAGTGGCGGTGGAGTCATCCGTCACGATGACAGCAAGGTCGGGGGCGCGGGCGTCGAGGTCGGCTTGGACGGAGGCAAGGCTCATGAAGTGGTCCTGGAACGGTCTTTCTCAATATGCACGGTGGCGCCCTCGAGCTCGACCCGAGGGCACCCGCCACCAGCGCATTCCTTGCAGCTGGCCCTCGGATCAAGTCCGAGGGCGGAACTGTGGTTGGGGTCAGTGCGATCACCCCTCAAAACAGATCCGCCAGTCTGGTCTCATATTTGAACCGCGTCTTTTCGCGGATCGGTGTGGTCAGCGCCCGGCGCATGAAGTCGAGCGGGATGTCCTTGGTGACATCGAATGCCATGAGGTCGGATACGGTTATGCGCTCACCCGGATAGGGCGTGACGGCGACCGCATCGCCCGCCGTCACGGCGCCGGGCTGCAGTACGCGGCAATAGGCGCCGGGGCGGTTGGCCTTGTGGAAGCGCTTGACCCAGAACTTGTCGCCCATCTTGGCCGAAAAGGTCATGCAGGGCGTCCGATGATAGGTGACTTCGAGCACTGCATCGCCGATGGAGAACCGATCGCCGATCGCCGTCGAGGCGCTGGCTGCCCCTGAGATCACGAGGTTTTCCCCGAATAGCCCCGGTGCTGGCGTGATGCCTTGGGTGGTCCACCAGTCGTAGTCGTCCTGGAAGTAGACATAGATGGCCTGGTCGCGCCCGCCATGGTGCTTGCGATCGAGGATGGCGTCATTCTCGATGCCCATCGCTCCGATCATCACCGGGCCAGCGACAGGCCGCTTGTTGATCCCGGTCAGCGGCCTGAAGTTGGGCAGGTGTTCGGCCTTGCCCACGCACACGGCGATCAGTTCGCCATTGCTCATTTCTGCCTCGTCGCGAAGTAGCGGGCGGTGGCGCGCAGACCGTCGGCTTTCGGGCCGAAGGTGCGCAGGGCAATCAGAGCTTCGTTGACGATGCCATCGAGCATCTTTCGTGCGCCGTCCACGCCCAGGCGGCTGACGACGGTCTGCTTGCCCAGCGCCGCATCCTTTCCGGTCGCCTTGCCCATGGCTTCGG comes from the Devosia lucknowensis genome and includes:
- the ispG gene encoding flavodoxin-dependent (E)-4-hydroxy-3-methylbut-2-enyl-diphosphate synthase, with translation MAGPAARRQSVGVNVGGVMVGGGAPVVVQSMTNTDTADIDATVKQVMQLARAGSEIVRITVDRDESAAAVPIIRDRLAFMGYDVPLVGDFHYIGHKLLTDHPACAEALAKYRINPGNVGFKAKRDTQFATLIEIANRYDKPVRIGVNWGSLDEELLTRLMDENAGSATPISAAAVQREAIIQSALLSAARAEELGMRRNQILLSTKVSDVQHLIAVYQDLAARCDYALHLGLTEAGMGSKGIVASSAALGILLQQGIGDTIRISLTPEPGGDRTTEVKVAQELLQTMGFRQFLPVVAACPGCGRTTSTTFQTLAKDIQDHLNTSMPEWRERYPGVETLSVAVMGCIVNGPGESKHANIGISLPGTGETPAAPVFVDGEKVATLRGADVADQFKVMVADYIERKFGSGRQNAAE
- a CDS encoding class I SAM-dependent methyltransferase, coding for MPAPGLKSAAPFIRERMELRTLPFCPEIRLYTPTPQTGLNSWLVAEGLDAAPPYWAYAWGGGAALAIYLRDHREAVAGKTVLDFGAGSGLVAIAALKAGAARVYAVEPDPIAQVAIGLNAAANHVDVTLWHAPVWPDVDLVLAGDVFYTADVVAQTLPLLRRTADAGTPVLVGDPYRRDLPREHLQPIADYAVPDMGGREPVKAGVFALRPGHGGNVSGPLPGNRSRPI
- a CDS encoding MOSC domain-containing protein, whose protein sequence is MSNGELIAVCVGKAEHLPNFRPLTGINKRPVAGPVMIGAMGIENDAILDRKHHGGRDQAIYVYFQDDYDWWTTQGITPAPGLFGENLVISGAASASTAIGDRFSIGDAVLEVTYHRTPCMTFSAKMGDKFWVKRFHKANRPGAYCRVLQPGAVTAGDAVAVTPYPGERITVSDLMAFDVTKDIPLDFMRRALTTPIREKTRFKYETRLADLF
- a CDS encoding PACE efflux transporter, producing MRTTADRIRHAISFEFIGILIATPLAAFAFHMHAGDSAVIVVGSATVAMLWNYVYNLGFDKAMNRLKGTTLKSGPIRILHAVLFELGLLMMLMPLIALYLGITLWQAFVMDLAFALFYMIYALVFNWAYDRVFPLPEWQQNA
- a CDS encoding YbaK/EbsC family protein — encoded protein: MSLASVQADLDARAPDLAVIVTDDSTATVQLAAAVHGVEPGQIAKTLCIRVRDEEVLLVTRGDARLDNAKSKSAFGGRPRMLGAEDVLRLTSHQVGGVCPFGLPAPLPIYLDTSLKIYDFVIPAGGDTHASVKLSVDRLAELCGNTWVDACQLPD